From Carya illinoinensis cultivar Pawnee chromosome 5, C.illinoinensisPawnee_v1, whole genome shotgun sequence, one genomic window encodes:
- the LOC122308967 gene encoding exosome complex component RRP41 homolog isoform X1 — MEYVSPEGLRLDGRRPMEMRQIRAEIGAVAKADGSAVFEMGNTKVISAVYGPREVQNWSQQISDKALVRCEYSMANFSTGDRMRKPKGDRRSTEISLVIRQTMEACIMTHLMPRSQIDIFVQVLQADGGTRSACINAATLALADAGIPLQDLVTSCSAGYLNSTPLLDLNYVEDSAGGPDVTVGFLPKLDKVTLLQMDSKLSLDLFENVMQLAIEGCKAVANYIREILLENTKQLEYRRGL; from the exons ATGGAGTACGTGAGCCCCGAAGGACTTCGCTTGGATGGTCGCCGTCCCATGGAA ATGAGACAAATTCGAGCAGAGATTGGTGCTGTGGCTAAAGCTGACGG GTCGGCCGTGTTTGAGATGGGTAACACCAAAGTCATTTCAGCAGTATATGGCCCTAGAGAG GTCCAAAATTGGAGTCAACAAATTAGTGACAAGGCGCTG GTGCGCTGCGAGTATAGCATGGCTAACTTTAGTACTGGGGATCGAATGAGAAAACCAAAAGGTGACAG ACGATCTACAGAGATATCTCTGGTTATTCGCCAGACGATGGAAGCTTGCATAATGACACATTTGATGCCTCGGTCTCAG ATAGATATTTTTGTCCAAGTTCTCCAAGCTGATGGAG GGACTAGATCTGCATGTATCAATGCTGCAACTTTGGCCCTTGCAGATGCTGGGATTCCTTTGCAGGATCTTGTTACTTCATGTAGTGCTGGGTACCTTAATAGCACTCCTCTTCTTG ATTTGAACTATGTAGAAGATAGTGCTGGAGGTCCTGATGTCACTGTAGGGTTTCTACCTAAGTTGGACAAAGTGACTCTTCTTCAG ATGGATTCCAAGTTATCATTAGACCTTTTTGAAAATGTCATGCAACTTGCAATTGAAGGCTGCAAAGCAGTAGCAAATTACATCCGGGAA ATATTGCTAGAGAATACCAAGCAACTAGAGTATCGCCGGGGCCTATAG
- the LOC122308967 gene encoding exosome complex component RRP41 homolog isoform X2, translating into MEYVSPEGLRLDGRRPMEMRQIRAEIGAVAKADGSAVFEMGNTKVISAVYGPREVQNWSQQISDKALVRCEYSMANFSTGDRMRKPKGDRRSTEISLVIRQTMEACIMTHLMPRSQIDIFVQVLQADGGTRSACINAATLALADAGIPLQDLVTSCSAGYLNSTPLLDLNYVEDSAGGPDVTVGFLPKLDKVTLLQMDSKLSLDLFENVMQLAIEGCKAVANYIREALASFVL; encoded by the exons ATGGAGTACGTGAGCCCCGAAGGACTTCGCTTGGATGGTCGCCGTCCCATGGAA ATGAGACAAATTCGAGCAGAGATTGGTGCTGTGGCTAAAGCTGACGG GTCGGCCGTGTTTGAGATGGGTAACACCAAAGTCATTTCAGCAGTATATGGCCCTAGAGAG GTCCAAAATTGGAGTCAACAAATTAGTGACAAGGCGCTG GTGCGCTGCGAGTATAGCATGGCTAACTTTAGTACTGGGGATCGAATGAGAAAACCAAAAGGTGACAG ACGATCTACAGAGATATCTCTGGTTATTCGCCAGACGATGGAAGCTTGCATAATGACACATTTGATGCCTCGGTCTCAG ATAGATATTTTTGTCCAAGTTCTCCAAGCTGATGGAG GGACTAGATCTGCATGTATCAATGCTGCAACTTTGGCCCTTGCAGATGCTGGGATTCCTTTGCAGGATCTTGTTACTTCATGTAGTGCTGGGTACCTTAATAGCACTCCTCTTCTTG ATTTGAACTATGTAGAAGATAGTGCTGGAGGTCCTGATGTCACTGTAGGGTTTCTACCTAAGTTGGACAAAGTGACTCTTCTTCAG ATGGATTCCAAGTTATCATTAGACCTTTTTGAAAATGTCATGCAACTTGCAATTGAAGGCTGCAAAGCAGTAGCAAATTACATCCGGGAA GCGCTTGCATCATTTGTTCTATAA
- the LOC122308901 gene encoding pentatricopeptide repeat-containing protein At1g07740, mitochondrial-like, whose protein sequence is MILSRTKGIYQAQPIQIRHCFNHIHSQAYRTVRPTKSKTKARHEQRPFRHPQKPRKSIPFVTSVKEVRDPDEALCLFHDYNQTGFKHDYPSYSALVYKLARSRNFEAVETILGLIQDRNIRCKETLFIALIQHYGKANSVDKAIELFHRMPSFNCVRTLQSFNALLNVLVDSDRFLDANEIFARSRQMGVRLNSISFNVMIKGWLRKGEWKQACEVFDEMLERNVQPSVVTYNSLIGFLSRKGSLDEAMSLLEDMMQKGKHPNAVTYALLMEGLCSVGKYTEAKKMMFDMEYRGCKLQLVNYGVLMSDLGKRGKIEEAKSLLHEMKKRGFRPDVVTYNILLNYMCKEGRVTEAYKVWIDMRLGGCKPNAATHRMMVDGFCRVGDFEGGLKVLNVMLTGRHYPRPETFKCLLVGLLNCGKIDNASFVLEEMEKIMIRFDLEDWETLIRDACSGDRSSCGLLTELVTAKKCVREDCVTLL, encoded by the coding sequence ATGATCCTTTCCAGAACAAAGGGTATCTATCAAGCACAACCAATTCAAATCCGCCATTGCTTCAATCACATCCATTCTCAAGCTTACCGCACCGTTCGTCCCACCAAATCCAAAACTAAAGCTCGCCACGAACAACGACCTTTCAGACATCCCCAGAAGCCTCGCAAGTCCATACCTTTCGTCACCAGTGTCAAAGAGGTACGAGACCCAGACGAGGCCTTATGTCTCTTCCACGATTACAACCAAACTGGCTTCAAGCACGACTATCCCTCTTACTCTGCTCTCGTGTACAAGCTTGCTCGCTCTCGCAACTTTGAAGCTGTAGAGACCATTCTTGGTCTTATACAGGACCGAAATATTCGGTGCAAAGAGACCCTTTTCATTGCTTTGATTCAACATTATGGGAAAGCCAATTCCGTGGACAAAGCTATTGAGCTTTTTCATAGAATGCCTTCTTTTAATTGTGTCCGTACACTGCAGTCTTTTAATGCGCTTCTGAATGTACTTGTTGATAGTGACCGGTTTTTGGATGCGAATGAGATTTTCGCTCGTTCTCGCCAAATGGGTGTTCGCCTGAATTCAATTTCATTTAATGTAATGATAAAAGGCTGGCTTCGGAAGGGTGAGTGGAAACAAGCTTGCGAGGTGTTTGATGAAATGCTTGAGAGAAACGTGCAACCGAGTGTTGTGACATATAATAGTCTTATCGGATTTTTGTCTAGAAAGGGTAGTTTGGATGAAGCAATGAGTTTGCTCGAGGATATGATGCAGAAAGGAAAACATCCAAAtgctgtgacatatgcattgTTGATGGAAGGTTTGTGCTCTGTCGGAAAGTATACAGAAGCAAAAAAGATGATGTTTGATATGGAGTATCGAGGGTGTAAGCTGCAGCTGGTGAATTATGGTGTTTTGATGAGTGACCTTGGAAAGAGGGGGAAGATTGAGGAGGCAAAATCTCTACTTCACGAGATGAAGAAAAGGGGGTTTAGGCCCGATGTTgtgacatataatatattgttaaattACATGTGCAAGGAAGGTAGAGTGACTGAGGCTTATAAAGTTTGGATTGACATGCGGCTTGGAGGTTGTAAGCCGAATGCAGCTACACACCGGATGATGGTTGATGGATTTTGCAGGGTTGGTGATTTTGAAGGAGGTTTGAAGGTATTGAATGTGATGTTGACAGGTAGGCATTATCCACGTCCAGAAACATTTAAATGTTTGTTAGTGGGACTGTTGAATTGTGGGAAGATAGATAATGCCTCTTTTGTTTTGGAGGAGATGGAGAAGATAATGATTCGTTTTGATTTGGAGGATTGGGAAACCTTAATCAGGGATGCTTGTAGTGGAGATAGAAGTTCCTGTGGGCTTCTAACTGAACTGGTTACTGCTAAAAAATGTGTAAGGGAAGATTGTGTGACATTGTTATGA